In Deinococcus puniceus, one genomic interval encodes:
- a CDS encoding DUF1801 domain-containing protein → MTETVKWNAPNFRTSGDFATFHLRTQDSARLILHLGAKKRADSDIRASLTDPGNLLTWLGPDRAAVGFRTQEDIAAHQAELTAVLRQWITFL, encoded by the coding sequence GTGACCGAAACTGTGAAATGGAACGCGCCCAACTTCCGGACATCGGGAGATTTCGCTACGTTTCACCTTCGCACTCAGGACAGCGCCCGCTTGATTCTGCATTTGGGAGCCAAAAAGCGGGCAGATTCGGACATCCGGGCCAGCCTGACCGACCCCGGCAACCTGCTGACTTGGTTGGGGCCAGACCGGGCCGCCGTGGGCTTCCGCACTCAGGAAGACATCGCCGCGCATCAGGCGGAATTGACGGCGGTGTTGCGCCAGTGGATCACTTTTTTGTGA
- a CDS encoding IS630 family transposase (programmed frameshift), whose protein sequence is MASWHPSKYTRAQLEERRLAALPFLQAGGQSNQQLADQFGVSIHTVYTWKERLKKQGSLEATVTPGRPGRLTPEQRQQIGTLLEEGAGAFGFPDETWTTPRVREVIGRRLGVWYHPDHVRKLLHGLGFSPQRPSKGALEQNETAVRTWVQTTRPAVKKKVALGATLVYLDEVGFSLKGVVRRTWAPKGKTPIVRLPASWQKLSTTLAITSTGQFLQHTQAGAIKTDNVVTFLEHLLKHVPGEVILVLDNAAIHRAKAVSAFVKTVERLALVYLPPYSPELNPIEKVWAYVKRNILGNFCPKTVKELRERLRSGWQRVRYICLPQRLMAATPI, encoded by the exons ATGGCGTCTTGGCACCCCTCGAAGTACACCCGCGCTCAGCTCGAAGAGCGACGACTGGCCGCGCTGCCCTTCCTCCAGGCGGGTGGGCAGAGCAATCAGCAGTTGGCCGATCAGTTTGGCGTTTCCATCCACACCGTCTACACCTGGAAAGAGCGTCTCAAAAAGCAGGGCAGTCTAGAAGCGACTGTCACGCCTGGTCGTCCAGGCCGCTTGACCCCTGAACAGCGACAGCAGATTGGCACCCTCCTGGAGGAGGGTGCTGGCGCGTTTGGGTTTCCCGATGAGACGTGGACGACCCCTCGCGTGCGGGAGGTCATCGGTCGTCGCTTAGGCGTTTGGTACCACCCGGATCATGTTCGCAAACTGCTGCACGGGTTGGGATTCTCACCTCAACGGCCGAGCAAAGGCGCGCTGGAACAGAACGAGACCGCCGTGCGAACCTGGGTGCAGACCACGCGCCCAGCGGTC AAAAAAAAGGTTGCGCTCGGCGCGACCCTGGTGTACCTGGATGAAGTGGGCTTCAGTTTGAAAGGTGTGGTGCGCCGAACATGGGCCCCCAAAGGGAAGACGCCGATCGTGCGTCTTCCGGCCAGTTGGCAGAAACTGTCGACCACCTTGGCAATCACGTCGACAGGCCAATTCCTGCAGCACACTCAGGCAGGAGCGATCAAGACGGACAATGTGGTGACGTTTTTGGAACACCTTTTGAAGCATGTCCCAGGTGAGGTCATCTTGGTGCTGGACAACGCCGCCATCCACCGAGCGAAAGCCGTGTCGGCTTTCGTAAAGACCGTAGAACGCCTGGCCCTGGTCTATTTGCCCCCGTACTCGCCCGAATTGAACCCTATTGAGAAGGTCTGGGCTTATGTCAAGCGCAACATCCTCGGTAATTTCTGCCCCAAGACGGTGAAAGAGCTCAGAGAGCGACTCCGCTCAGGATGGCAACGGGTGCGGTACATTTGTCTACCACAGCGGCTCATGGCAGCAACTCCGATTTAA
- a CDS encoding DEAD/DEAH box helicase, with protein MTVAAPNLAKLLPAAPVGNLVLLPQVARAALFSAHAGPAVLLTTPDRAALYGSAGVLGAPVTVNPGLRDWDTRHQHVVLDVNTALDLFPARPEDHALSLRVGNTYPREELLARLERLGYERDEEPGYQLRGDTVELRLEPGAGVPADAEAVWIRAEFFGDELDTLRQLVPGEMTGDKIKEFVLEPTADYLTDVKWDATRLELLPGRVFLDAPEFYASSLGPLTDVLWTRLREREVTSFGRAPLELTDFNLDLVVLPFYRARLSDLERDITEWRGAGYRVLILVRHDRTAAYLADKLLNTHEIPWLSIPRVPEGGLGFLRAAGEGGFVIPEHRTVVLTEDLIYGFQGGSALRGKRLNGKPVTDALGLHVGDYLIHPEHGIGQFQGLETRTVLGVTRDYLNLEYRAGARLSVPIEQLPVLRRHPGTTDDPPVLSSFDKKDWARAKERARKNAEEVAGKLLVQYAARQVTPGNSFPPQPEWDSMVEANFKFELTADQKTSLKETMRDLEAANPADRLISGDVGFGKTEVALRAAHRVIGHGKQVAILVPTTLLAEQHTSTFVERFKSLPVRVEGLSRFTGDKQAKAILAELAQGKVDIIIGTHRLLSADIQFKDLGLIIVDEEHRFGVSQKEKLRALRGMPDTKDGKLDIPEGTKAVDTLALSATPIPRTLYMSMVGLRDMSSIQTPPKGRKPIQTILAPFDPVTVRDAILSEIERGGKVFYIHDRIASIGARSLYLRNLIPEARIGVAHGRMNEEELEEIMMGFEQGAFDVLVSTTIVETGLDIPEANTILIERSDRLGLAQLYQLRGRVGRRAQTAYAYLFYPPRMTENAQRRLWAIADLQDLGSGHLLAEKDMEIRGVGNILGEEQHGHVQAVSIDVYTEMLAEAVARLKGEKTKAPASVSIDLPINARLSPEYFATPEGQPDDEARIAAYGRLSEARTLQAVSRVERDLRKKYGPPSPEVQNFIDLSKLRMTALAKRALSIGETMTHIQITFAYKSLDYDAAGLRNYPHRTEVQTFPPSVKLEKRGIKPDDYARTLIDLLGYFG; from the coding sequence GTGACGGTTGCCGCTCCTAATCTTGCCAAACTCCTGCCCGCTGCCCCGGTGGGCAATCTCGTGTTGCTGCCGCAAGTGGCGCGGGCGGCGCTGTTTTCGGCCCACGCTGGCCCCGCCGTCCTGCTCACCACTCCAGACCGGGCGGCCCTCTACGGTTCGGCGGGCGTGCTGGGCGCACCCGTAACGGTCAATCCCGGTTTGCGCGACTGGGACACCCGGCACCAACATGTAGTGCTGGACGTAAACACGGCGCTGGACTTGTTTCCCGCCCGCCCCGAAGACCATGCCCTCAGCCTGCGCGTGGGCAACACTTATCCGCGTGAAGAGTTGCTGGCCCGCCTAGAACGCCTCGGCTACGAACGCGATGAAGAACCCGGCTACCAGTTGCGCGGCGACACGGTAGAACTGCGTCTGGAACCCGGTGCAGGCGTGCCCGCCGACGCCGAAGCCGTCTGGATTCGGGCCGAATTCTTTGGCGACGAGCTGGACACCTTGCGCCAACTGGTTCCCGGCGAGATGACGGGTGACAAGATCAAAGAGTTTGTGCTGGAACCCACCGCCGACTACCTGACCGATGTGAAATGGGACGCCACCCGGCTGGAACTCTTGCCGGGGCGGGTCTTCTTGGACGCCCCGGAGTTCTATGCTTCCTCACTTGGCCCCCTCACCGACGTGTTGTGGACGCGCCTACGCGAACGGGAAGTGACTTCGTTTGGCCGTGCCCCGTTGGAACTGACCGATTTCAACCTTGATCTGGTGGTGCTGCCGTTTTACCGTGCCCGCCTGAGTGACCTAGAGCGTGACATTACCGAGTGGCGCGGTGCGGGTTACCGAGTCCTGATTCTGGTGCGCCATGACCGCACGGCGGCGTATCTGGCCGACAAATTGCTGAATACGCATGAGATTCCGTGGCTCAGCATTCCCCGCGTTCCCGAAGGCGGCCTCGGCTTCCTGCGGGCGGCGGGCGAGGGCGGCTTCGTCATTCCCGAACACCGCACCGTCGTTCTCACCGAAGACCTGATCTACGGCTTTCAGGGCGGCAGTGCGCTGCGCGGCAAGCGGCTGAACGGCAAACCCGTCACCGACGCGCTAGGCCTGCATGTGGGCGATTACCTGATTCACCCCGAACACGGCATCGGGCAGTTTCAGGGGCTGGAAACGCGCACGGTGCTGGGCGTCACCCGCGATTACCTGAATCTGGAGTACCGCGCAGGCGCACGCCTCAGCGTTCCGATAGAGCAATTGCCCGTGCTGCGGCGGCATCCCGGTACCACTGACGACCCGCCCGTGTTGAGCAGTTTCGACAAAAAGGATTGGGCGCGGGCCAAAGAGCGGGCACGTAAGAATGCCGAGGAAGTGGCCGGAAAACTGCTGGTGCAGTACGCGGCCCGCCAAGTGACTCCCGGCAACAGCTTTCCGCCGCAGCCCGAGTGGGATTCGATGGTGGAGGCCAACTTCAAGTTTGAACTCACCGCCGATCAGAAGACGTCGCTGAAAGAGACGATGCGCGATCTGGAGGCCGCCAACCCCGCAGACCGCCTGATCTCCGGCGACGTGGGTTTCGGCAAAACCGAGGTGGCGCTGCGGGCCGCCCACCGCGTCATCGGGCACGGCAAACAGGTGGCGATCTTGGTGCCCACCACGTTGCTGGCCGAGCAGCACACGTCCACGTTCGTAGAACGCTTCAAGAGCCTGCCCGTGCGGGTGGAAGGCCTGTCACGCTTCACGGGCGACAAGCAGGCCAAAGCGATTCTGGCCGAGTTGGCACAGGGCAAAGTGGACATCATCATCGGCACGCACCGCCTGCTCAGCGCCGATATTCAGTTCAAAGATTTGGGCCTGATCATCGTGGACGAGGAACACCGCTTCGGCGTGAGTCAGAAGGAAAAACTGCGTGCCCTGCGCGGGATGCCTGACACCAAAGACGGCAAGCTGGACATTCCGGAGGGAACGAAGGCGGTAGATACGCTGGCGCTCTCGGCCACGCCCATTCCGCGCACGCTGTACATGAGCATGGTGGGTCTGCGCGACATGAGCAGCATCCAGACCCCGCCCAAGGGCCGCAAACCTATCCAGACCATCCTCGCGCCCTTCGATCCGGTCACCGTGCGCGACGCCATCCTCTCGGAAATCGAGCGCGGCGGCAAAGTCTTCTACATCCATGACCGCATCGCCTCTATCGGCGCACGCAGCCTGTATCTGCGGAACCTGATTCCCGAAGCGCGAATTGGCGTAGCACACGGGCGCATGAACGAAGAGGAATTGGAAGAAATCATGATGGGCTTCGAACAGGGCGCGTTCGATGTGTTGGTGTCCACCACCATCGTCGAAACCGGGCTGGACATTCCAGAAGCCAACACGATCCTGATCGAGCGCAGTGACCGCCTCGGCCTCGCGCAGCTTTATCAGCTCCGGGGCCGGGTGGGACGCCGTGCCCAGACTGCCTACGCCTACCTGTTCTATCCGCCGCGCATGACCGAAAACGCGCAACGCCGCTTGTGGGCCATTGCCGACTTGCAAGACCTCGGATCGGGGCACCTGCTGGCCGAAAAAGACATGGAAATTCGCGGCGTGGGCAACATTCTGGGCGAGGAGCAGCACGGGCATGTGCAGGCCGTGAGCATCGACGTGTACACCGAAATGCTGGCCGAAGCAGTGGCCCGCCTGAAAGGGGAAAAGACCAAAGCGCCCGCCAGCGTGTCTATCGATTTGCCCATCAACGCCCGCCTGTCGCCTGAATACTTTGCCACGCCGGAAGGGCAGCCCGACGACGAAGCCCGGATTGCCGCGTATGGCCGCCTGAGTGAAGCCCGCACCCTGCAAGCCGTGAGCCGTGTAGAACGCGATCTGCGAAAAAAATACGGCCCACCCAGCCCCGAAGTCCAGAATTTCATCGATCTCTCCAAACTCCGCATGACTGCCCTCGCCAAACGTGCACTCAGCATTGGCGAGACCATGACGCACATTCAGATCACCTTTGCTTATAAGTCGCTGGATTACGACGCGGCAGGCCTCCGCAATTACCCACACCGTACCGAAGTTCAAACGTTCCCGCCCAGTGTCAAGCTAGAGAAGCGCGGGATTAAGCCCGACGACTATGCCCGCACGCTCATCGATCTTCTGGGCTACTTCGGCTGA
- a CDS encoding ABC transporter substrate-binding protein, with translation MKLALLSLLTLSLTAQAGAQQAKELRVGVFPNVTHAAGLVAVQRGLFQKELGGGVKLVVREFANGSQINEAFAAGAIDAAYVGPGPAMNAFMRGVPIQVVAGAANAGAVLVGRGDLAWKGVKSLSGKKVAVPTRGSTQDISLRHLLHQNGLKATDEGGNVTIVPIDPANMPAAFAAKQVDAALVQEPWGAVMETQGAKLIANEKAIWEGGNYTTTVLVVNTKYAAQNPETVKDLLRGHLAAINFIKGSNAGAQKAVAEQIYTFTGKRPNTAELFKALARTRVTWDINLKTLAEYAQLNKEAGFARDVPDLNKFVDLSLIRGLAK, from the coding sequence ATGAAGCTTGCACTCCTTTCCCTCCTGACCCTCTCGCTGACTGCTCAGGCAGGCGCACAACAGGCCAAAGAACTGCGCGTGGGCGTGTTTCCCAACGTGACGCACGCCGCCGGACTGGTCGCCGTGCAGCGGGGCCTCTTTCAGAAGGAATTGGGCGGCGGCGTAAAACTGGTGGTGCGCGAATTTGCCAACGGTTCCCAAATTAACGAGGCGTTTGCAGCGGGCGCGATTGACGCCGCTTACGTCGGCCCCGGCCCCGCCATGAACGCCTTTATGCGCGGCGTGCCCATTCAGGTGGTGGCAGGCGCGGCCAACGCCGGAGCCGTGCTGGTGGGGCGCGGCGACCTTGCTTGGAAGGGCGTGAAGAGCCTGAGCGGCAAAAAAGTGGCGGTGCCCACACGCGGCAGCACGCAGGACATCAGCCTGCGCCACCTGCTGCACCAGAACGGCCTGAAAGCCACCGACGAGGGCGGTAACGTGACCATCGTGCCCATCGACCCGGCCAACATGCCCGCCGCTTTTGCCGCCAAGCAGGTCGACGCCGCGCTGGTGCAGGAACCTTGGGGCGCAGTGATGGAAACGCAGGGCGCGAAACTCATCGCCAACGAAAAAGCCATCTGGGAAGGTGGCAACTACACCACCACCGTGCTGGTCGTGAACACCAAGTACGCCGCGCAGAACCCCGAAACGGTCAAGGATCTGCTGCGGGGCCACCTCGCCGCCATCAATTTCATTAAGGGCAGCAACGCGGGCGCACAAAAAGCCGTGGCCGAGCAGATCTATACCTTCACGGGCAAGCGCCCCAACACCGCCGAACTGTTCAAGGCTCTGGCCCGCACCCGCGTGACGTGGGACATCAACCTGAAAACGCTGGCTGAATACGCGCAACTGAACAAGGAAGCAGGCTTTGCGCGGGACGTGCCGGATCTGAACAAGTTCGTAGATTTGAGCCTGATCCGGGGATTGGCGAAGTAA